The genomic stretch AATCGTTCTCTCTTCTTCTGATAACTTACTGTATAGATCTTTAAATACACTTATTTTAAATGTTTGAGGAGTCTGCCCCTGGTACATATGGTCTCTTCTAGGGATTGAAGTAATATAATCCTTATCTTCCGACTCTACAATCGTATCTATTGCCGGGATCACTGTATCAACAGCACTATTCTCAAGACCATGTTCAATATTCTCTTGAATGATACGATGTGTCAAAAATGGACGAACGGCATCATGTGTTACTAAAATATCTTCATCCGTAAGTTCATTCTCTTTTTCAATATAATTTACAATACTCATAATTGTTTCATTTCGATCACTGCCGCCAGTAATTACTTCTACTACAGGAAGGTTAAGTTTGTACTTTTTTAAAATATCTAACGTATGATTGACCCACTCTTTAGGCGTTGCGATGATAATTTTATCAAACTGACTATTCAAGATAAACTTTTCTACTGTATGCACTATAATAGGTTTCTCGTTTAATAACAAAAATTGCTTAGGCATTGGTACGTTTCCCATTCTTGTACCTTTTCCACCTGCCAATATTCCAGCGTAAATCATATAGTCACCTCTTCGGTTAATTTTCTCAAGACTTTAACTAAAATAATGATTCAATCGTTAAGCTGATCATTTACGTTTGTTTCACAATTAAAATGGATTTTGTTCATTTTTTGTAAAATAAAATATCCAGATAAATGATATATGATTTCATAACGTTTGGCAACGACAACACTGTAACATTCTAGCACTACCTGTAATATAGAAGTAGTATTTGTCGACAAACAGACACTTATTCCCAAATAGATAAAAAGCGCTTCTTTCAGTAACAGCACCATATTAAAGAACTTTATTACTGTAGTTAAATGAGGTTATCTAGTTATTACAGAAAGAAGAATCTAAAAATTACTTATTGGTTAGTACTTTGCTGCTGTTCAACGAAGCGTGTTAAGAAAAGAATACTTATTGATCTGAATAACTATAAGATTATTGTCATTTGGGGAAAAGGTGAAAAAAGGTGCAGTTAACAAATTGATCGTATTCCATAAAAACAAATAAATTTTATTTTTACGATTTATAAAGGTTGTATCTGCACATGAAATTAATGTAAGGTAAAGAGTTTACTTGATATTTAAGTTAAACGTTAATATAATGTTAAGGAGGTGTAAATTGCTCATATATGCATTTACACCTTTTTATTTAACTCAATCATATTCCATATATATTTCTATAAATTTGGAAGGAGCTTCTCAATGAAAAAGGTATTAACGTATGGAACGTTTGACTTGTTGCATTGGGGCCACGTGAATTTACTTCATCGCGCAAAAGAAATGGGCGACTATTTGATTGTCGGTATTTCTTCTGACGCTTTTAATAAAGAAAAAAACAAGAAATCTTATCATAGTTTTGATAATAGAAAAATGATCTTAGAGTCTATTCGCTACGTTGATAAAGTGATTGCTGAAGATAGCTGGGAACAAAAAATTGAGGATATTAAGAAGTATGAAATTGACACTTTTGTCATGGGAGATGACTGGGAAGGAAAATTTGACTATTTGAAGGATTACTGTAATGTCATTTATCTTCCTAGAACGATTGGAATATCTACTACTAAAATAAAGGGTGATTTGTTGGACGTGGATAATGGTTAGAGAGCTTGCCATTTCTCTTTATCTACTTTTCTTCAAAACAATTTTCATAGTATGTAAGTTATTTCCTCAAAAGAACAAAACCACTCTGGTTTCTTCTTTTGGGGATAATGTCTTATATACGGCAGAATCGTTGGAGAAATGGAATACAGGAGAAATAATAATATTAAAAACCCCATCTTGTCGTGAAGATTTTAGTAGTATTCAATCAAAAGTGATTCCTTTTTCCTTAGTAAATTTCTCAGCATATGTAAAAGGCATTTATCATCTAGCAACCTCTCGCATTGTCATGGTAGATAACTATTTTGGATTTTTAGCTGTAACTGACTTTAATGAGAATGTGGAGTGCATCCAATTATGGCACGCAGCTGGCGCACTTAAAAAGTTTGGATTAATGGATCCTTCTGCCAAGTTGAGAACCTCCAGAGCACAGGAAAGATTCAAAAAGGTGTATAGCAAGTTCTCTTATGTCACAGTAGGTTCTGAAAAGATGGCTACTATTTTTAAAGAAAGCTTCGGGCTATCTAATACGAACATATTGCGTACTGGTGTGCCTAGAACGGACTTCTTTTTCAACCAGGACAATATAGCAGTTTGTGAAGCGAGCTTATTAGAACAGTATCCTGTGCTAAAGAAGCGCAAGGTCATTATGTACGCGCCAACTTACCGTGATGATGAATTAGATAAGCCGAAGATAGCACTCGATATTGAGCGTCTCTATCGGGAACTTGGTCAAGAATATGTCTTATTCCTGCGCCTCCATCCTGCGGTTTCTTGGGATTTGGCTAATGTTTACCCAAACTTTGTCATTGATGTTACACACCATAAAAATATCAATCCGCTTTTATTAGTGACAGACATTCTAATTACCGATTATTCCTCCATTCCATTTGAATATTCTCTTCTAAATCGGCCAATCATCTTCTTTACCTATGACTTAGAAGATTACCAGAGAAAACGGGGAGTACCGGATGAATATCTCGAATCTTTACCTGGTCCAATGGTAAGAGATACAAAAGCAATAATTAAAACGATCAAAAAGAACGATTTCTATTTGGAAAAAGTTCAAGCTTTCGCTAAACAATGGAACCAGTATTCCAATGGCCATGCGAGCGATCAGCTCGTCCAAGCTATGTATTCGTCCCATACGGCTGTGGCTGCCACCGTAAAGCCGTCTGCACAGACAACACGCTGATTTTCTATCAGCGTGTTTTTTTTGTACAAAAAGAACCCTTCTCCGATTAGAGAAGGGTTCTTCCTCTTATTGATGCTGTCGTTTACGTTTTTCTTCTTCTGTTTCTTTATGGAAACCGACCATATTGAGCAGCGGACGATAGCGTTCACTAATCAATCCTGTAATCTCAACAATCAGTTCAATGAGTATTGCCAGTGAAATAATTAGGATAGCTGATCCCCACATCGTTGCTTCTGTATACAGGACACCTGTAATACTGAAGATACCGCTAATGGCATAAATGACGATAACCGTCTGACGATGCGAGAATCCTAGATTCAACAGACAGTGATGCAGGTGGAACTTATCCGGCGCTGACAATGGTTTCTTTTGTACGATCCGGCGGATGATTGCGAACGTCGTATCCAAGATTGGTACTCCAAGGATGATAATCGGCACAATCAAGGAGAATAAAGCGACGTTCTTGAATAGTCCGCTAACAGATAGCACGGCTATCATATAGCCAAGAAACAGCGCTCCTGTATCTCCCATGAATATCTTCGCCGGGTGGAAGTTAAAGACTAGGAATCCAAGCGTGCTTCCCAAAAGGAGCACACCCATCATGGCGGAAATTGGGTTCCCCATGCTGATTGCGATCATGGAAATGGTGAACAGCGCGATAGCGGAAACACCTGCTGCTAATCCATCCAATCCATCAATTAAGTTGATTGCGTTTGTGATACCAACAATCCACAGAATTGTAATTGGAATTGCCCATGCGCCAAATTCAATTCGGCCTGTGAAAGGCAGTGTGACAAAGTCAATCTGAATGCCGCCAAGGACTGTTACAGTCGCTGCTGCAATCTGACCGATAAGCTTTACTTTTGCTGATAAGATAAATTTATCATCAAGCATTCCAATTAATGTAATCATTGTTGCACCAATTAAAATCGGTGCAGTATTCGAATCATTTGGCATGAAAATCAGATAACCAAGAATGAAACTGATGTAAATGGCCAGTCCGCCAAGCCGCGGCATAATTTTCTGGTGTACTTTTCTAGCGTTTGGTTTATCCGTTGCTCCGATTGCGAATGCCAGCTTTTTCACCATAGGTGTCAGCACTAGCGATAAAACGAAGCAGGCTGCCAACGCTATGATTAAAGGCGTTATGTGTACCATTCGTATCCTCCTAAAATAGCTTGCTTGCAAACGTAAATGCGTATTTTTTTATTTTCCGAGTATTATAAGCTACTAGATTTCGACAGTATTCTATTCATGTTCTGTACTATTATAATGTTTCTGGCAGCAAAACTCAATTACATCCATTGTAAAGTTTGTATGACGAGCCTATGACAGCCGTTTACATTCTCTTAATATTCCTTAGGCTTCTTTTAGGAAGTTGTTTAGAATGGAGAACATTTGCTCTTTACCAGATTTGAACGGGACTGGCTCAAAGCTTGCTGTCTGTTCCATGACCTTACCGAGATCTTCGCCTTCTCCCCAGCTTAGAATATGCTTTTGTTCCAGGAAAATAGATAAAAGCTGCAGCTGGTGATCATCATTATGTTCGCCATACTTTTTCAGCCGTGCTGCTGCAATCACTTTCTTTCCTTTCTTTAAAGCAGAAATAACGGATCCAGTGCCGGCATGTGTAATGACAATTCTAGCATCTGCCATTAGCTGATCCATTACGTCATAGTTAACAAATGGCTTGATGTTCAATACATCACTTTCGTACTTTGTGTGGCCTGCCTGGACGACGACTTCTTCTGTTTCTGTTATAATTCCTTCCCTCTTGAGCCGCTCTACTTCTTCTAAAAGCCGTGTAAAGGGAAGTTCATGGGTTCCTAAAACAACGAGTATCAATAGATGGACCCCCCGTAGACCGCTTTCGGGTAAATCTGCTTCATTGTTTCCCATTGCACAATGAATAAGTCGGCAATTGGATAGATCATCTTTCCTGATAAAGTTGGCGACGTGGACTTTGCAAAGCTTTCAATAAAGATAACTCTTTTCCCAAAGAGTTTAGCGATATAGCACATCGGAACGGATGTATGCGCACCTGTGGAGATAACGACATCCGGGCGATGTTTCAGGAATAAAAAGATCGACTTGATGATGTTATAACTGAACTTAAAAATATAGCGAAAAGGATAGTTTCGTGCTCCGTAGACAAGAAAGCTCATTGGGTGCTTCCCTTTCATCTGTTCCGTAATTTCGGATTTCTCCGTCACAATATGATAATCATATTCCTTGAACAATGGTTCCAGCTGCAATAGCTGGGTTAAATGTCCGCCGATGGATGAGATTAGAAGCAGTTTTTTCTTTTTCATCAAGAATTCGCTCCATTCCGTTATGGTTAGATGCTATTGAAAGAACTTCTCCGGTTTCTGTCTGAGTAATCCATATAGGAACCCGAGGAGCAGTGCTAAATAAAATCCAGATGCTGGTGATGATAGAATATGACCAGCTATGAACGCTGCTCCAAGTCCGATACAAGCGCCGGCACCTGTAAATAATGCCGAAGCATGTAAGGTCCGGAAACGCTGTTTGAAAATAAATACAAGAATGCTGCCGATAACAAACAATAAAGGAAGTATCAGAATGAATGTGCCTAAATAACCGAAACCAAAGAACCAATCAAGAATATCCATCTCAATAATACGCGGTTGTTCACCTGTATAGTTCCCGCCAATACCCATACCAAAGACTTTTTGGATAACTGGTGCATGTTCAAAATAGTAAAGAACTGTACCGAAATACTCCTCTCGGCCGTTTAAAGCCATGAGCTGCCAGGAGCTCCACTGCCTGACACTTCCCGGAGGCGGGACCTCTCCTTCTTCCACTTCTTCTGGAAGCGGTGCTGTTTCTAGGGCCTCTTCCTGCTGCTGCGCTTTTTCATTGGCCATTTCAACAGATAAACCGAGGTTGTTGCCGATTGGCATCTCCGGTGTAACAAATATGGTCACCGCCAAT from Terribacillus sp. DMT04 encodes the following:
- the tagD gene encoding glycerol-3-phosphate cytidylyltransferase codes for the protein MKKVLTYGTFDLLHWGHVNLLHRAKEMGDYLIVGISSDAFNKEKNKKSYHSFDNRKMILESIRYVDKVIAEDSWEQKIEDIKKYEIDTFVMGDDWEGKFDYLKDYCNVIYLPRTIGISTTKIKGDLLDVDNG
- the pssE gene encoding PssE/Cps14G family polysaccharide biosynthesis glycosyltransferase, which gives rise to MILVVLGTHELPFTRLLEEVERLKREGIITETEEVVVQAGHTKYESDVLNIKPFVNYDVMDQLMADARIVITHAGTGSVISALKKGKKVIAAARLKKYGEHNDDHQLQLLSIFLEQKHILSWGEGEDLGKVMEQTASFEPVPFKSGKEQMFSILNNFLKEA
- a CDS encoding glycosyltransferase family 4 protein, which codes for MVHITPLIIALAACFVLSLVLTPMVKKLAFAIGATDKPNARKVHQKIMPRLGGLAIYISFILGYLIFMPNDSNTAPILIGATMITLIGMLDDKFILSAKVKLIGQIAAATVTVLGGIQIDFVTLPFTGRIEFGAWAIPITILWIVGITNAINLIDGLDGLAAGVSAIALFTISMIAISMGNPISAMMGVLLLGSTLGFLVFNFHPAKIFMGDTGALFLGYMIAVLSVSGLFKNVALFSLIVPIIILGVPILDTTFAIIRRIVQKKPLSAPDKFHLHHCLLNLGFSHRQTVIVIYAISGIFSITGVLYTEATMWGSAILIISLAILIELIVEITGLISERYRPLLNMVGFHKETEEEKRKRQHQ
- a CDS encoding 2-C-methyl-D-erythritol 4-phosphate cytidylyltransferase, translated to MIYAGILAGGKGTRMGNVPMPKQFLLLNEKPIIVHTVEKFILNSQFDKIIIATPKEWVNHTLDILKKYKLNLPVVEVITGGSDRNETIMSIVNYIEKENELTDEDILVTHDAVRPFLTHRIIQENIEHGLENSAVDTVIPAIDTIVESEDKDYITSIPRRDHMYQGQTPQTFKISVFKDLYSKLSEEERTILTDACKIFSLKGEQVKLVQGEIFNIKVTTPYDLNVSNAIIKGSLNQ
- a CDS encoding CDP-glycerol glycerophosphotransferase family protein, whose product is MVRELAISLYLLFFKTIFIVCKLFPQKNKTTLVSSFGDNVLYTAESLEKWNTGEIIILKTPSCREDFSSIQSKVIPFSLVNFSAYVKGIYHLATSRIVMVDNYFGFLAVTDFNENVECIQLWHAAGALKKFGLMDPSAKLRTSRAQERFKKVYSKFSYVTVGSEKMATIFKESFGLSNTNILRTGVPRTDFFFNQDNIAVCEASLLEQYPVLKKRKVIMYAPTYRDDELDKPKIALDIERLYRELGQEYVLFLRLHPAVSWDLANVYPNFVIDVTHHKNINPLLLVTDILITDYSSIPFEYSLLNRPIIFFTYDLEDYQRKRGVPDEYLESLPGPMVRDTKAIIKTIKKNDFYLEKVQAFAKQWNQYSNGHASDQLVQAMYSSHTAVAATVKPSAQTTR
- the pssD gene encoding PssD/Cps14F family polysaccharide biosynthesis glycosyltransferase encodes the protein MKKKKLLLISSIGGHLTQLLQLEPLFKEYDYHIVTEKSEITEQMKGKHPMSFLVYGARNYPFRYIFKFSYNIIKSIFLFLKHRPDVVISTGAHTSVPMCYIAKLFGKRVIFIESFAKSTSPTLSGKMIYPIADLFIVQWETMKQIYPKAVYGGSIY